A stretch of the Salmo salar chromosome ssa20, Ssal_v3.1, whole genome shotgun sequence genome encodes the following:
- the cysltr2b gene encoding cysteinyl leukotriene receptor 2 — protein sequence MKKLVIMEDGNLSSNCSISTFKHSVYPPTYLVIFLLGLTFNLVSLCFFVSIWRIKKRFTPVNLYMVNLLVSDLMLVCSLPLRAFYYFTESSWVFGDIACRVMSYIFYINMYGSIYFLMVLSVVRFVAITQPYRYMSMQNSRNSWLVCILVWLLVSLASIPMLTSGTVIDASGRTRCLELNPEYKLIHIRTLIIANHATLLLGFIVPFAVISICYIFVVRSLLKLRKVEGRTKSNNKKSMSLVVIVLSIFLVCFLPYHVMRTVFLEAEMQVRDKGYGDSCRYIERVRKAAVITLCLAAGNSCLDPLLYFFVGENFRVFCQGAYKEMEAKSLAKTEGKRKGPTTELREGTRPTTELREGTRPTTELQEGTRPTTELREGTRPTTELREGTRPTTELREGTRPTTELRGRDTSDNRATGRDTSDNRATGRDTSDNRATGRDTSDNRATGTKHSKQLQTR from the coding sequence ATGAAAAAATTAGTCATCATGGAAGACGGAAACTTGTCCTCTAACTGTTCCATCAGCACGTTCAAACACAGTGtctacccacccacctacctagtcatcttcctcctcggCCTCACCTTCAACCTCGTCTCCCTCTGCTTCTTCGTCAGCATCTGGAGGATTAAGAAAAGGTTTACTCCCGTCAACCTGTACATGGTCAACCTgctggtgtcagacttgatgctgGTGTGCTCCCTGCCACTCCGAGCCTTCTACTACTTCACGGAATCTAGCTGGGTGTTTGGAGACATCGCCTGTCGTGTTATGTCCTACATCTTCTACATCAACATGTACGGGAGCATCTACTTCCTCATGGTGCTGAGTGTGGTTCGTTTCGTGGCAATCACCCAGCCGTACAGGTATATGAGCATGCAGAATAGCCGTAATTCCTGGCTGGTGTGTATTTTGGTCTGGCTGCTGGTGTCGCTAGCCTCTATCCCTATGCTGACTTCAGGGACCGTCATAGACGCTTCTGGTAGAACCAGGTGCTTGGAGCTCAACCCAGAATACAAACTCATTCACATACGCACACTGATCATAGCCAACCATGCCACTTTACTCCTGGGCTTCATTGTTCCCTTTGCAGTCATCTCTATCTGTTACATATTTGTGGTGCGTAGCCTGCTGAAGCTGAGGAAGGTTGAAGGAAGGACAAAATCCAACAACAAGAAGTCCATGTCCCTAGTTGTAATAGTCCTTAGCATCTTCCTAGTGTGTTTCCTGCCCTACCACGTCATGCGGACTGTCTTCCTGGAAGCTGAGATGCAGGTGAGGGATAAAGGGTATGGAGATTCCTGTAGGTACATAGAGCGTGTACGCAAAGCAGCTGTGATCACTCTGTGTCTCGCAGCGGGGAACAGCTGCTTGGACCCACTCCTTTATTTCTTCGTTGGAGAGAACTTCAGGGTTTTCTGTCAGGGTGCTTACAAGGAGATGGAGGCAAAGTCATTGGctaagacagagggaaagaggaaaGGTCCGACAACAGAGCTACGGGAAGGGACACGTCCGACAACAGAGCTACGGGAAGGGACACGTCCGACAACAGAGCTACAGGAAGGGACACGTCCGACAACAGAGCTACGGGAAGGGACACGTCCGACAACAGAGCTACGGGAAGGGACACGTCCGACAACAGAGCTACGGGAAGGGACACGTCCGACAACAGAGCTACGGGGAAGGGACACGTCCGACAACAGAGCTACGGGAAGGGACACGTCCGACAACAGAGCTACGGGAAGGGACACGTCCGACAACAGAGCTACGGGAAGGGACACGTCCGACAACAGAGCTACAGGAactaaacactccaaacagctcCAGACCCGATAG